From the genome of Sulfurovum sp. NBC37-1, one region includes:
- a CDS encoding capsule biosynthesis protein, producing the protein MQGKHVLLLQGPMGFFFKKLDRFLRKNGGVTFRIGLNMGDRLFSYADNYMPYRGTLSAWEKFLEQFLKNRKIEKIFLFGDCRPYQKIAKKVAYRMKIEVYVFEEGYVRPHYITLERFGVNGFSQMPRKASFYHALPNVEIESPKHARHSKLKMILSATLYYAAANIFFFRYPFYEHHRDFSAIKEAFYGIRSFLRKGLYMLTERRYDSLIRGGLSGYYYFVPLQTYNDFQILQHSNYRSIEKFIIEVLESFARHAPVGRYLLFKHHPVDRGRRDYTVFIRQQAQLLDIEKRIIILHDVHLPTCLKHAIGTITINSTVGFSSIGHNTPTITLGNAIYDIEGLTSKGMSLKKFWHQCKKPDKLLYLKFKRYLIETTQLNGSFYGLFPVEFR; encoded by the coding sequence ATGCAGGGTAAACATGTGCTCCTTCTACAGGGACCAATGGGCTTTTTTTTCAAAAAGCTTGACCGTTTTCTCCGTAAAAATGGTGGTGTCACTTTTCGTATCGGTCTCAATATGGGTGACCGACTTTTTTCCTATGCTGACAATTATATGCCTTATAGAGGAACACTCTCTGCATGGGAGAAGTTCCTGGAACAATTTTTGAAAAATAGAAAAATAGAGAAGATTTTCCTTTTTGGAGATTGCAGGCCTTACCAGAAGATTGCAAAAAAAGTCGCATACCGAATGAAAATAGAAGTTTATGTATTTGAAGAAGGGTATGTCAGGCCACACTATATTACCTTGGAACGATTCGGTGTAAACGGTTTTAGCCAGATGCCAAGAAAGGCATCTTTTTATCATGCTTTGCCGAATGTAGAGATTGAAAGTCCAAAGCATGCTCGGCATAGTAAACTCAAGATGATTCTCAGTGCGACACTTTATTATGCAGCTGCAAACATTTTCTTTTTTCGATACCCCTTTTATGAACACCATCGTGATTTTTCTGCGATAAAAGAGGCCTTTTATGGAATAAGAAGTTTTTTGAGAAAAGGCTTATATATGTTAACTGAGAGAAGATATGATTCTTTGATAAGGGGTGGTCTTTCCGGATACTACTATTTCGTGCCCCTTCAGACATATAACGACTTTCAGATACTTCAGCACTCAAATTACAGGTCGATCGAAAAATTTATTATTGAAGTACTCGAATCGTTTGCACGTCATGCACCAGTGGGCCGATACCTTCTTTTCAAGCATCATCCTGTTGATAGAGGCCGCAGGGACTATACGGTATTTATCAGACAGCAGGCCCAACTTCTTGACATAGAAAAACGTATTATTATTTTACATGATGTACATCTTCCCACCTGCTTAAAGCATGCTATTGGTACCATAACGATTAACAGTACAGTCGGTTTTTCGTCTATTGGGCATAATACACCGACAATAACACTGGGCAATGCGATTTATGATATAGAGGGATTGACCAGCAAAGGTATGTCTCTCAAAAAATTTTGGCACCAGTGTAAAAAACCAGATAAACTGTTATATTTGAAATTTAAAAGATATCTTATAGAAACAACGCAATTGAATGGAAGTTTTTATGGTCTTTTCCCTGTAGAGTTTAGATGA
- a CDS encoding capsular polysaccharide biosynthesis protein yields the protein MLLKKINIFPYIYNIVQIFNGKQFRGWGRKRTGRFASLCHNVFGGKLTLSEDGFIRSIGLGSDRWEAFSIVKDDVGIYYDATRPSRLENIFNTYNFGNDAKCMETAKRAIELIKAYKISKYNHVYAKLPDYLESPARKVLIVAQTAGDASLCYGMTKQFDAKEMIVCAIEENRDCEVYVKIHPDVLSGRKASSIDIDFAGKHCRIIDEEINPVVLMEAFDKVYTQTSQMGFEALLLGKKVVCFGMPFYAGWGLTDDRVFCKRRKRQLSMEEIFAGAYILYSEYYNPYGKKECDIIETIEMIQRYRSLYQDNNGKLYFFGFSRWKQRSIKFFFKPLQRNQCFFCNSLKCAAEKRIDKDSKVFIWGKKDFSEVVIYAKKNNLPMYRIEDGFVRSVSLGSDLTRPYSLVVDRRGIYFDPTTVSDLEYILQNLEFDEVLLERAKWVQNYLVENNISKYNIEGDKEVLLPTLKPKQIVALVIGQVEDDASIVYGGDGMTNFELLRKVREIKPDAYIIYKPHPDVQAGNRRGKVSKGMIEKYADIMIKDVSLPALLHQCNEVHTITSLSGFEGMLRSKEVYTYGMPFYAGWGLTIDARKYARRTKKITLLQMIAAVYIVYPRYIDPKTGCFCEAEVLFEAVEKEKRRYNSDLSYRWYFYTRNWITRKIRLAMRVVLGES from the coding sequence ATGCTACTTAAAAAGATAAATATTTTCCCTTATATTTATAACATTGTCCAGATCTTCAATGGAAAACAATTTAGGGGATGGGGTCGAAAAAGAACCGGCCGTTTTGCTTCTCTGTGCCATAATGTGTTTGGCGGAAAGCTTACTCTCTCCGAAGACGGTTTCATACGCTCTATCGGACTCGGCAGTGACAGATGGGAGGCTTTTTCGATTGTTAAAGATGATGTAGGTATCTATTATGACGCGACAAGGCCTTCAAGACTTGAAAATATTTTTAATACGTATAATTTTGGGAACGATGCAAAATGTATGGAGACGGCGAAGCGCGCTATCGAATTGATAAAAGCATACAAAATTTCAAAATACAATCATGTCTATGCAAAGCTTCCAGATTATCTTGAAAGCCCGGCCAGAAAAGTGCTGATCGTTGCGCAGACGGCAGGAGATGCCTCATTGTGCTATGGTATGACAAAACAGTTTGATGCAAAAGAGATGATCGTATGTGCGATAGAGGAAAACAGGGATTGTGAAGTCTATGTGAAAATACATCCCGATGTGTTGTCGGGCAGAAAAGCTTCCAGTATAGATATAGATTTTGCAGGAAAACATTGTCGTATTATAGATGAGGAGATCAATCCGGTCGTATTAATGGAAGCATTTGACAAAGTGTATACTCAGACCTCACAAATGGGATTTGAAGCGCTGCTGTTGGGCAAAAAGGTAGTTTGTTTCGGTATGCCTTTTTATGCCGGCTGGGGGCTTACGGATGACAGAGTTTTTTGCAAAAGGAGAAAACGACAGTTAAGCATGGAGGAGATTTTTGCGGGAGCGTACATTCTCTATAGTGAATATTACAATCCATATGGAAAAAAAGAGTGTGATATTATCGAGACGATCGAAATGATTCAGCGATACAGGTCTCTATATCAAGACAATAACGGAAAGCTTTATTTTTTTGGTTTTTCACGATGGAAACAAAGATCCATCAAATTTTTTTTCAAACCTTTGCAGCGTAACCAGTGTTTTTTTTGCAATAGTCTGAAGTGTGCCGCAGAGAAAAGAATTGACAAAGATTCAAAAGTTTTTATATGGGGTAAAAAAGATTTTTCCGAGGTAGTGATTTATGCAAAAAAGAACAATCTGCCTATGTATCGAATAGAGGATGGTTTTGTAAGGTCAGTTTCGCTGGGTTCTGATCTTACCAGACCATATTCGCTGGTGGTTGACAGAAGAGGGATATATTTCGACCCGACAACGGTAAGTGATCTTGAATATATCCTGCAAAACCTGGAGTTTGATGAAGTATTGCTTGAGAGAGCGAAATGGGTACAAAATTATCTTGTAGAAAATAATATATCAAAATACAACATAGAAGGTGACAAGGAAGTTTTGCTGCCGACCCTTAAGCCGAAACAGATTGTTGCCCTTGTTATAGGACAGGTGGAAGATGACGCATCGATCGTGTATGGTGGAGATGGAATGACGAATTTTGAATTATTGAGAAAAGTAAGAGAAATAAAGCCCGATGCATATATCATTTACAAGCCGCATCCAGATGTTCAGGCAGGGAATAGAAGAGGAAAAGTATCAAAAGGTATGATAGAAAAATATGCAGATATTATGATTAAGGATGTATCGCTGCCGGCACTTTTACATCAGTGTAACGAAGTGCATACCATTACATCTTTGAGCGGTTTTGAGGGAATGCTTAGGAGTAAAGAAGTTTATACTTACGGAATGCCTTTTTATGCAGGATGGGGACTGACCATAGATGCCAGGAAGTATGCAAGACGTACAAAAAAGATAACACTTTTACAGATGATTGCTGCGGTATATATTGTATACCCCCGTTATATCGATCCTAAAACGGGTTGTTTTTGTGAGGCAGAAGTGCTTTTTGAAGCTGTTGAAAAAGAAAAAAGAAGATATAATAGCGATCTTTCATACCGTTGGTATTTTTATACAAGAAATTGGATAACCCGTAAAATACGGTTGGCAATGAGGGTGGTTTTGGGTGAAAGCTAA
- a CDS encoding glycosyltransferase family 2 protein, whose product MDSKPRVAVLIAVFNGEKFLKQQLDSVLAQTYKNFKIYISDDNSSDSTPKILSTYKKEYPDVIFSTKNPVCLGFVKHFEHMLKNSCEEYIFFCDQDDIWQKNKIAISMDAMMKLESLHRGKPCLVHSDLCMIDGNESVLYYSYFRYRKYRLKERKDLGHILGPCGIMGNTMLINGKLKEIVLPFPDKLDSHDYWIGVNNELFGVRKTLQQPLVQYRIHDTNTSNSRMSLLPKKFKWNRDIRLPNMETNRKYYLKELYEKVDLPKDRRILRAYLAYLEFAKNRIAISVDLLRYSLLKRDLSFRIKFFFKLLLTNRYR is encoded by the coding sequence ATGGATTCCAAGCCGAGGGTTGCAGTTTTGATTGCCGTATTTAACGGTGAAAAGTTTTTAAAGCAGCAGTTGGACTCCGTACTTGCACAGACATACAAAAACTTTAAAATATATATTTCAGATGACAATTCCTCAGACAGTACGCCCAAAATACTGTCCACTTACAAAAAAGAATATCCCGATGTTATTTTTTCTACCAAAAACCCTGTATGCCTCGGTTTTGTAAAGCACTTTGAGCATATGCTGAAAAACTCATGTGAAGAGTATATTTTCTTTTGTGACCAAGATGATATATGGCAAAAGAACAAAATAGCGATATCGATGGATGCAATGATGAAGCTGGAGTCTCTGCATAGAGGAAAACCGTGCCTGGTGCATTCCGACCTCTGTATGATCGATGGGAATGAGAGTGTATTGTACTACTCCTACTTCAGATATAGAAAATACAGACTAAAAGAGAGAAAGGATCTAGGGCATATACTTGGGCCGTGCGGTATTATGGGGAACACGATGCTGATAAACGGAAAACTCAAAGAGATCGTCTTGCCGTTCCCGGACAAACTGGATTCGCATGACTATTGGATAGGTGTAAACAATGAACTGTTCGGAGTTAGAAAAACATTGCAGCAGCCTCTAGTGCAATACCGAATACATGATACAAATACAAGTAATTCGCGTATGAGTCTACTACCAAAAAAATTTAAGTGGAACAGGGATATCAGGCTTCCAAATATGGAGACAAACAGAAAATACTATCTGAAAGAGCTCTATGAAAAAGTTGATCTTCCTAAAGACAGAAGGATCCTGCGTGCCTATCTTGCATATTTGGAATTTGCAAAAAATAGGATAGCCATATCTGTTGATCTTTTGAGATACTCATTACTAAAAAGGGATCTTTCGTTCAGAATAAAATTTTTTTTCAAACTGCTTTTAACAAATAGGTACAGGTAA
- a CDS encoding GDP-mannose 4,6-dehydratase — protein MPEEDTKGKRMKLIFLTGTEGFKGSNFAPYFLEKYLDYRLVNLDLLTYVGDPANLRECVVDPKYTFIKGNNGKNLRDWLYVSDYYKGKDLDYHTDKAESVYNIGRRNERTNQQIVERVTDEKILPQAHIGKKSSKELISCVEDHTGHDHRHAIDTIKIEMELGLKADENFDSSIVKTIEWSLEKYGK, from the coding sequence ATGCCTGAAGAAGATACAAAAGGAAAAAGAATGAAATTGATCTTTCTGACCGGAACGGAAGGCTTTAAAGGGAGCAATTTTGCCCCCTATTTTTTGGAAAAATATTTGGACTACAGACTGGTTAATTTGGATCTACTGACGTATGTAGGAGATCCTGCAAACCTGCGGGAGTGCGTAGTGGATCCCAAATATACTTTCATTAAAGGGAATAATGGAAAAAACTTAAGAGATTGGCTTTATGTGTCCGACTATTATAAGGGGAAAGATTTGGACTACCATACAGACAAAGCAGAAAGTGTTTATAATATTGGAAGACGAAACGAGAGAACGAACCAGCAGATAGTCGAGAGGGTTACCGATGAAAAAATACTGCCACAGGCACATATTGGCAAAAAAAGCTCTAAAGAGCTAATTTCGTGTGTGGAGGATCATACTGGTCATGACCATCGCCATGCCATTGATACGATAAAGATAGAGATGGAACTGGGTTTGAAAGCGGATGAAAACTTTGACAGCAGTATAGTCAAAACAATTGAGTGGTCTTTAGAAAAGTACGGTAAGTAA
- the rfbD gene encoding dTDP-4-dehydrorhamnose reductase, producing the protein MPNILVTGSNGQLGSEIRALASEENIFYFTDSNALDITDRNAIECFCEENAIDIILNCAAYTDVDEAEKEMKNADRVNHLAVKYLAEIARMRKMKLVHISTDYVFDGTNCKPYVEEDTTGPNGVYGSTKLLGEEVLKMVNPHNAIIIRTSWVYSSFGNNFVKTMLRLGTEREELGVIFDQVGTPTYAGDLAKTILQIVPKIENENVEVYHFSNEGVCSWFDLAKAIFELGNVKCEVSPIETKAYPTPAKRPYYSVLNKTKIKTAFGISIPYWKESLGECLKKIQKEKE; encoded by the coding sequence ATGCCTAATATACTGGTAACGGGAAGTAACGGACAGTTGGGTTCGGAGATCAGAGCGTTAGCTTCGGAGGAGAACATTTTTTACTTTACGGATTCCAATGCGCTCGATATAACGGATAGAAATGCTATAGAATGTTTCTGTGAAGAGAATGCCATCGACATCATTCTGAACTGCGCGGCGTATACAGACGTCGATGAAGCGGAAAAGGAGATGAAAAATGCGGACAGAGTCAACCATCTTGCCGTAAAGTATTTGGCCGAGATTGCTAGAATGAGGAAGATGAAACTGGTGCATATCTCTACCGATTATGTATTTGATGGGACAAACTGCAAGCCTTATGTCGAGGAAGATACAACCGGCCCGAACGGAGTCTACGGAAGTACGAAACTGTTGGGAGAAGAGGTGCTCAAAATGGTGAATCCGCACAACGCGATCATCATAAGGACCTCTTGGGTTTACAGTAGTTTCGGAAATAACTTCGTCAAGACGATGCTGAGACTGGGTACGGAGAGGGAAGAGCTAGGAGTGATTTTTGATCAGGTCGGGACGCCGACATATGCTGGAGACCTGGCAAAGACTATTTTACAGATTGTACCAAAGATCGAAAATGAAAATGTAGAGGTTTACCATTTTTCAAACGAGGGGGTTTGTTCCTGGTTTGATCTTGCGAAGGCTATTTTTGAATTGGGGAATGTAAAGTGCGAAGTGTCCCCTATTGAAACCAAAGCATATCCGACACCGGCAAAAAGGCCATACTACAGTGTACTGAATAAAACAAAGATCAAAACGGCATTCGGCATAAGCATTCCGTACTGGAAAGAAAGCCTGGGTGAATGCCTGAAGAAGATACAAAAGGAAAAAGAATGA
- the rfbC gene encoding dTDP-4-dehydrorhamnose 3,5-epimerase, translating to MKFTRMEISDVIVIEPKIHKDERGYFIETFRVDKLESFLGYKIDFCQDNESKSSKGVLRGLHYQLPPFAQTKLVRVVVGRVLDIAVDIRKGSPTFGKHVAVELSGENRKQLLVPRGFAHAFVVLEDNTIFAYKVDSYYSPEYDRGISYADKELAISWPLPSEELKLSTRDTSQPKLHETDEIFEYGVDHYA from the coding sequence ATGAAATTTACAAGAATGGAAATTTCGGATGTCATTGTGATAGAACCCAAAATACATAAGGATGAGCGTGGATACTTTATTGAAACCTTCAGAGTGGACAAACTTGAATCTTTTTTGGGTTACAAAATAGATTTCTGCCAGGATAACGAATCGAAAAGTTCAAAAGGAGTTTTGAGAGGGCTGCATTATCAGTTACCGCCCTTTGCGCAGACCAAACTCGTTCGTGTGGTTGTTGGCCGTGTTCTGGACATTGCGGTAGACATAAGAAAGGGGAGTCCTACTTTCGGCAAACATGTCGCAGTCGAATTAAGCGGTGAAAACAGAAAACAGCTTCTCGTCCCGCGCGGTTTTGCCCATGCGTTCGTCGTACTGGAAGACAATACAATTTTTGCTTACAAAGTGGACAGTTACTACTCTCCGGAATATGACAGAGGTATCTCTTATGCAGACAAAGAACTAGCGATATCGTGGCCGCTGCCTTCGGAGGAACTGAAACTTTCTACCAGGGACACCAGTCAGCCAAAGCTGCACGAAACAGATGAAATATTTGAATACGGTGTGGACCACTATGCCTAA
- the cysQ gene encoding 3'(2'),5'-bisphosphate nucleotidase CysQ, translated as MLDKIDLKEIEKIALEAGKIIMEIYNRDFSIEYKDDRSPLTEADLASHDVIVKRLEKYGIHVMSEESRTIDYDRRKAWEYYWCIDPIDGTKEFIKKNGEFTINIALIHHNMPVLGVVYAPALNDMYTAKQGQGAFKNGKKMPLQSNSAPSDKISVVASKSHLSDETQAFIDALNAKEIVQVSKGSSLKLCMVAEGKADIYPRLAPTMEWDTAAADAIVRESGRMTYQYENGMPLVYNKMDLLNPWFVVK; from the coding sequence GTGCTGGATAAAATTGATTTGAAAGAGATCGAGAAAATCGCTCTGGAGGCAGGGAAGATCATTATGGAAATTTACAACAGGGATTTTTCCATCGAATACAAGGATGACAGGTCGCCATTGACCGAAGCGGATCTTGCGTCGCACGACGTGATCGTAAAGAGGCTTGAAAAATATGGCATACATGTTATGTCAGAAGAGAGCAGGACGATCGATTATGATAGAAGAAAGGCCTGGGAGTACTACTGGTGTATTGATCCGATTGACGGAACCAAAGAGTTCATCAAAAAGAACGGTGAATTTACCATCAATATTGCGCTTATCCATCACAATATGCCTGTACTTGGTGTGGTCTATGCACCTGCTTTGAACGATATGTATACGGCAAAACAGGGCCAAGGTGCTTTCAAGAATGGTAAAAAGATGCCTTTACAAAGCAATTCTGCGCCTTCGGATAAAATATCTGTAGTTGCGTCCAAATCGCATCTTTCGGACGAGACACAGGCATTTATAGATGCCCTGAATGCAAAAGAAATTGTGCAGGTTTCCAAAGGTTCTTCTCTGAAGCTTTGCATGGTAGCGGAAGGCAAAGCCGATATATACCCCAGGCTTGCACCTACAATGGAATGGGATACGGCTGCGGCAGATGCGATTGTACGGGAGAGCGGCAGGATGACATACCAGTATGAAAACGGGATGCCACTGGTCTACAACAAGATGGACCTTCTGAACCCCTGGTTCGTGGTTAAATAG
- the cysC gene encoding adenylyl-sulfate kinase gives MSNKNIVWHDHRVGKEERAAIKGQKPCILWFTGLSGSGKSTVANAVEAKLLLLQKHTYLLDGDNVRMGMNKGLTFSQEDRIENIRRIGEVSKLFVDAGIIVLTAFISPFRRERDAVRALVEKDEFIEVFVDTPLKICELRDPKGLYEKARMGEIPDFTGISSPYEAPEKAEIHVRTEHLDIEASAGKIVVYLQEKGYI, from the coding sequence ATGTCAAATAAAAATATTGTATGGCATGACCACCGGGTCGGCAAAGAGGAACGCGCCGCCATAAAAGGCCAAAAACCCTGTATACTCTGGTTTACGGGCCTGAGTGGTTCTGGGAAATCCACTGTGGCAAATGCAGTGGAAGCAAAGCTGCTGTTGCTGCAAAAGCATACTTATCTTCTCGATGGCGACAATGTACGTATGGGAATGAACAAGGGTTTGACTTTTTCACAAGAGGACAGGATAGAAAATATCCGGCGTATCGGTGAAGTCTCGAAATTGTTCGTAGATGCGGGGATCATCGTTCTGACAGCATTCATCTCCCCTTTTCGGAGAGAGAGAGATGCTGTGCGTGCGCTGGTTGAAAAGGACGAGTTCATCGAAGTATTTGTGGATACGCCGCTGAAGATTTGCGAACTGCGTGATCCCAAGGGACTCTATGAAAAAGCGCGGATGGGGGAGATTCCAGATTTTACGGGTATCTCTTCGCCGTATGAAGCGCCAGAAAAAGCTGAAATACATGTGCGAACGGAGCACCTTGATATTGAAGCGTCTGCCGGGAAGATCGTTGTGTATCTGCAGGAAAAGGGGTATATATAG
- the cysC gene encoding adenylyl-sulfate kinase, whose translation MYRETNQRSIVKGISWRIVATTTTILIVYVFFDRLDLAIAAGLVETVLKVGLYWAHERIWFKIHWGEEKIEPFNLWFTGLPLSGKTTIADKVYIELEKLHIPIERLDSKDIRDLIPHIGYTRKERNRHMHRIGFLIQKLQKNAISTVATFVSPYTESRKAIREMVKNNIVVYVKADIETCKKRDYKGVYDKAMRGELQNFSGINDVYEEPQYAEITIDTDQMSVDEAVETIVNYVKKHYVK comes from the coding sequence ATGTACAGGGAGACCAATCAGCGTTCGATCGTAAAGGGGATTTCTTGGCGTATTGTTGCGACGACAACGACGATTCTAATCGTTTATGTTTTTTTCGACCGACTTGACCTTGCCATTGCCGCAGGCTTGGTAGAGACTGTACTGAAAGTAGGTCTTTACTGGGCACATGAGCGGATATGGTTTAAGATACACTGGGGGGAAGAGAAGATAGAGCCCTTCAATCTTTGGTTTACCGGATTGCCACTTTCGGGCAAAACCACCATTGCAGACAAAGTCTACATTGAACTGGAAAAACTCCATATTCCCATAGAGCGGCTTGATTCGAAGGATATCCGTGATCTCATTCCTCATATCGGCTATACGCGAAAAGAGAGAAACAGGCATATGCACCGCATAGGATTTTTGATTCAGAAGCTGCAAAAAAACGCCATATCTACTGTTGCGACCTTTGTTTCACCTTACACGGAATCTCGTAAAGCGATTCGCGAAATGGTAAAGAACAATATTGTGGTTTATGTAAAAGCCGATATCGAAACCTGTAAAAAAAGGGATTACAAAGGTGTGTACGACAAGGCGATGAGGGGAGAACTTCAGAACTTTTCGGGTATTAACGATGTGTATGAAGAGCCCCAGTATGCCGAGATAACCATAGATACAGACCAAATGAGTGTCGATGAAGCTGTCGAGACTATCGTAAACTATGTAAAGAAGCATTATGTCAAATAA
- the cysN gene encoding sulfate adenylyltransferase subunit CysN yields the protein MAKENSKIALDIEGYLKEHENKDMLRFLTCGSVDDGKSTLIGRMLYDSKMIFDDQLSAAEGESRKYGTTGEKLDMALLVDGLQSEREQGITIDVAYRFFATEKRKFIIADTPGHEQYTRNMVTGASTADVAIILIDARKGILTQTRRHSFIVNLLGIEHVIVAINKMDLVDFSEEVFDKISGAYGALADELGIKNTYYIPVSALEGDNVVDRSKRSPWFSGQPLLGLLDSMDISKEPKEEDFRFPVQYVNRPNLDFRGFCGTIAAGLVRTGDEITVLPSGKTTKVKNIVNAGDITEKNRETMTEYAYAPMAVTITTEDEVDISRGDMIVHTKNLPRVSNSLKVMLVWMDETPMEPGKTYDIKRATSVVPGFIEHINYKVDINTYEREQVHRLGLNDIASCKMVLTQPIAADAYETNRLTGSFIVVDRISNDTVGAGMIVGVSRREEDVVKLSAKEYTDAERALNLYVRENFPEWECKVI from the coding sequence ATGGCGAAAGAGAACAGCAAGATAGCACTGGATATAGAGGGATACCTCAAAGAACATGAAAACAAGGATATGCTACGTTTTCTTACGTGCGGGTCGGTAGACGACGGTAAAAGTACGTTGATTGGGCGTATGCTCTACGACTCAAAAATGATCTTCGACGACCAGCTTTCCGCTGCGGAAGGTGAAAGCAGGAAATACGGTACAACCGGCGAGAAACTAGATATGGCACTGCTTGTTGACGGACTTCAGAGTGAAAGAGAGCAGGGGATCACTATCGATGTCGCTTACCGATTCTTTGCTACGGAGAAACGAAAATTCATTATTGCGGATACTCCGGGTCATGAGCAGTATACGCGCAATATGGTCACGGGCGCTTCGACCGCGGATGTCGCGATCATCCTGATCGATGCGCGTAAAGGCATTTTGACGCAGACGCGCCGTCACAGTTTCATCGTTAACCTGCTTGGTATCGAGCATGTTATCGTTGCGATCAACAAAATGGATCTTGTGGACTTCAGCGAAGAGGTGTTTGACAAGATATCTGGGGCATACGGTGCACTGGCGGATGAACTGGGGATCAAAAATACGTATTATATTCCCGTATCGGCGCTAGAGGGTGATAATGTTGTTGACAGAAGCAAAAGGTCACCATGGTTTTCAGGTCAGCCCCTGCTCGGACTTCTCGACTCCATGGATATCAGCAAAGAGCCCAAAGAGGAGGATTTCAGGTTCCCCGTTCAGTACGTGAACCGTCCGAACCTCGACTTTAGGGGTTTTTGTGGTACGATTGCCGCAGGGCTGGTCAGGACAGGTGATGAGATCACGGTGCTTCCTTCGGGAAAAACCACAAAAGTCAAAAATATTGTCAATGCCGGCGATATAACGGAGAAGAACAGGGAGACGATGACCGAATATGCCTATGCTCCAATGGCCGTGACCATTACGACGGAAGATGAGGTGGATATCTCGCGCGGGGATATGATTGTGCATACCAAAAATCTTCCAAGAGTCTCAAACTCCCTGAAGGTGATGCTGGTGTGGATGGATGAGACTCCTATGGAGCCCGGAAAGACTTACGATATCAAAAGAGCCACTTCCGTAGTGCCCGGGTTCATCGAACATATCAACTATAAAGTGGATATCAATACCTACGAAAGAGAGCAGGTACACAGACTGGGGCTTAATGATATCGCTTCGTGCAAGATGGTCTTAACGCAGCCGATTGCTGCAGACGCCTATGAGACAAACCGTCTGACCGGCTCTTTTATCGTAGTAGACCGTATCAGCAACGATACGGTCGGTGCAGGAATGATCGTCGGTGTCAGCAGACGCGAAGAGGATGTCGTTAAGTTGTCCGCAAAAGAGTATACGGATGCAGAGAGAGCATTGAACCTTTATGTAAGAGAGAACTTTCCTGAATGGGAATGTAAAGTGATCTAA
- the cysD gene encoding sulfate adenylyltransferase subunit CysD — MINRERLTHLKQLEAESIHILREVVAEFANPVMMYSVGKDSSVMLHLAMKAFAPSKLPFPLLHVDTKWKFKEMIEFRDQRAKDLGFDLVVYSNPEGEKMNISPFEHGSKVHTDVMKTQGLKQALNAGGYDAVIGGARRDEEKSRAKERIFSFRDKHHRWDPKNQRPELWNIYNTAIQKGESVRVFPISNWTELDVWQYIYLEGIPIPSLYFAKEREVVEYEGTKIMVDDDRMPETLRSTAQKEMVRFRTLGCYPLTGAINSSATTLPEIIKEMLLSTSSEREGRLIDKDQEGAMELKKIEGYF, encoded by the coding sequence ATGATAAATAGGGAACGATTAACCCATCTGAAACAGCTTGAGGCGGAATCTATACATATATTGCGTGAAGTTGTGGCAGAATTCGCCAACCCGGTGATGATGTACTCTGTGGGGAAGGATTCGTCTGTGATGTTACATCTGGCCATGAAGGCATTTGCGCCAAGCAAGTTACCGTTTCCATTGCTGCATGTAGATACAAAGTGGAAATTCAAAGAGATGATAGAGTTTCGCGACCAGCGTGCGAAAGACCTTGGGTTCGACCTTGTGGTCTACTCCAATCCCGAAGGAGAAAAGATGAATATTTCCCCATTTGAGCACGGTTCAAAAGTGCACACAGACGTGATGAAAACCCAGGGGTTGAAGCAAGCTCTTAATGCCGGCGGCTACGATGCCGTCATCGGTGGTGCACGCCGTGATGAGGAGAAGTCGCGTGCCAAAGAGCGTATTTTCTCTTTTCGCGATAAACACCACCGGTGGGATCCGAAGAACCAGAGACCTGAACTCTGGAATATCTACAATACGGCGATCCAGAAAGGTGAATCGGTACGCGTTTTTCCCATTAGCAACTGGACAGAGCTTGATGTGTGGCAGTATATTTATCTTGAAGGCATTCCTATTCCCTCACTCTATTTTGCAAAAGAGAGGGAGGTGGTCGAATATGAAGGTACGAAGATTATGGTCGATGACGACAGAATGCCTGAAACGCTGAGAAGCACGGCTCAAAAAGAGATGGTGCGTTTCAGGACGCTTGGGTGCTATCCTCTGACCGGTGCAATAAATTCATCGGCAACCACTTTGCCAGAGATCATTAAGGAAATGCTTCTTTCCACGAGTTCGGAAAGAGAGGGTCGCCTGATAGACAAAGACCAGGAAGGTGCAATGGAGCTGAAAAAAATAGAGGGGTATTTTTAA